The following are encoded together in the Enterobacteriaceae endosymbiont of Plateumaris sericea genome:
- the fldA gene encoding flavodoxin FldA, which yields MSKIGIFFGSDTGNTENVALNIQKELGNNITKIFDISKSSKQDIENFPILLFGISTWYYGEAQCDWDDFFPILKKINFKNKIVALFGCGDQEDYGDYFCDAISLIYKIVKRNKATIIGYWPTLGYNFEYTKSLKNKDYFLGLTIDEDRQSHLTSLRIKKWVKQISKEFRF from the coding sequence ATGTCTAAAATAGGTATTTTTTTTGGTAGTGATACAGGAAATACGGAAAATGTTGCATTAAATATTCAAAAAGAATTAGGTAATAATATTACTAAAATTTTTGATATTTCTAAAAGTAGTAAACAAGATATTGAAAATTTTCCAATATTATTATTTGGTATATCTACTTGGTATTATGGTGAAGCCCAATGTGATTGGGATGATTTTTTTCCTATTTTAAAAAAAATTAATTTTAAAAATAAAATTGTAGCTTTATTTGGATGTGGAGATCAAGAAGATTATGGAGATTATTTTTGTGATGCAATTAGTTTAATTTATAAAATTGTTAAAAGAAATAAAGCTACAATAATAGGATATTGGCCTACTTTAGGTTATAATTTTGAATATACTAAAAGTTTAAAAAATAAAGATTATTTTTTAGGATTAACTATAGATGAAGATAGGCAATCTCATTTAACTTCTTTACGTATTAAAAAATGGGTTAAACAAATATCTAAAGAATTTAGATTTTAA
- a CDS encoding DEAD/DEAH box helicase produces MTNVEITFAKLGLNNYLLKALNKIGYIKPSPIQKECIPPLLFKKDVLGIAQTGSGKTAAFSLPLLQNISVSNKNTQILILAPTRELAMQVSKAISLFSKFMLGVNVLVLYGGQSYSIQLKGLRLGPQIIVATPGRLLDHIKRGTVNLSKLKSLVLDEADEMLRMGFIEDVEHIISIIPKGYQIALFSATMPIQIKNITKKFMNNPHEIRIASNIDTIPNINQSYWTSFGRKIDALKKFLEAEDFDAALIFVRTKHATIEVSEILKQSGYNSAALNGDMNQNIREQTLERFKNGNLDILIATDIAARGLDVERISLVINYDIPIDVESYVHRIGRTGRAGRTGKALMFVENREKRFLRNIERKIKLHIPEVFLPNSKLLTEKRLIKFSMKINKELESKDLEKYKVILQKLQNNNNLDLEKLSIALLKIAQGLKPLILPPDPIFIAKKTFYKKSKFIKFNSILKNKNVKNIYKKNYKNKNKDMELYSINIGKKDGVEIRHIVGAMINEGEINSHYIGNIKLFPLYSTIELSKILKKNILKNFKKIRILNKLINIKLFNK; encoded by the coding sequence ATGACTAATGTTGAAATTACTTTTGCTAAACTTGGTTTAAATAATTATCTTTTAAAAGCATTAAATAAAATTGGATATATTAAACCATCTCCTATACAAAAAGAATGTATTCCACCTTTATTATTTAAAAAAGATGTATTAGGTATAGCACAAACTGGAAGTGGTAAAACAGCAGCATTTTCTTTACCGTTATTACAAAATATTAGTGTATCTAATAAAAATACTCAAATTTTAATTTTAGCTCCTACTAGGGAGTTAGCAATGCAAGTATCAAAAGCAATATCTTTATTTAGTAAATTTATGCTTGGCGTAAATGTATTGGTATTATATGGAGGACAATCATATAGTATTCAATTAAAAGGATTAAGATTAGGACCACAAATAATTGTTGCTACTCCTGGACGTTTATTAGATCATATTAAAAGAGGTACTGTTAATTTATCAAAGTTAAAAAGTTTAGTTTTAGATGAAGCAGATGAAATGTTAAGAATGGGTTTTATTGAAGATGTCGAACATATAATATCTATTATACCTAAAGGATATCAAATTGCATTATTTTCTGCTACTATGCCAATACAAATTAAAAATATTACAAAAAAATTCATGAATAATCCTCATGAAATTAGAATTGCATCAAATATTGATACAATACCAAATATTAATCAAAGTTATTGGACTTCTTTTGGACGAAAAATAGATGCTCTTAAAAAATTTCTTGAAGCTGAAGATTTTGATGCAGCATTAATTTTTGTACGTACTAAACATGCAACTATTGAAGTTTCTGAAATATTAAAACAATCTGGTTATAATAGTGCAGCTTTAAATGGAGATATGAATCAAAATATTAGAGAACAGACATTAGAAAGATTTAAAAATGGAAATTTAGATATTTTAATCGCTACGGATATTGCTGCTAGAGGATTAGATGTTGAAAGAATATCATTAGTTATAAATTATGATATTCCAATAGATGTAGAATCTTATGTACATCGTATAGGAAGAACAGGACGTGCTGGAAGAACTGGTAAAGCTTTAATGTTTGTAGAAAATAGAGAAAAAAGATTTTTAAGAAATATTGAAAGAAAAATAAAATTACATATTCCAGAAGTATTTTTACCTAATTCAAAATTATTAACAGAAAAAAGATTAATAAAATTTTCAATGAAAATAAATAAAGAATTAGAATCTAAAGATTTAGAAAAATATAAAGTAATTTTACAAAAATTACAAAATAATAATAATTTAGATTTAGAAAAATTATCAATAGCTTTATTAAAAATAGCACAAGGTCTCAAACCTTTAATTTTACCTCCTGATCCTATTTTTATAGCTAAAAAAACATTTTATAAAAAATCAAAATTTATTAAATTTAATAGTATATTAAAAAATAAAAACGTAAAAAATATATATAAAAAAAATTATAAAAATAAAAATAAAGATATGGAATTATATAGTATAAATATTGGTAAAAAAGATGGTGTTGAAATTCGTCATATTGTTGGAGCTATGATTAATGAAGGAGAAATTAATAGTCATTATATTGGTAATATAAAATTATTTCCCTTATATTCTACTATTGAATTATCTAAAATTTTAAAGAAAAATATTTTAAAAAATTTTAAAAAAATAAGAATTTTAAATAAACTTATAAATATTAAATTATTTAATAAATAG
- a CDS encoding alpha/beta fold hydrolase, producing the protein MILNYSIIPIKNFYQKENITIITIHGLFGNINSLHYIAKILNQRLKYKIIEIDVRNHGLSPKNSSMNYTIMAQDILDTLNYIRIKNNIIIIGHSMGGKIAMTLTKLIPNIIKKIIILDIAPVHYFYNNKNIFFILKKINKLKIFTKKKAFEIMNFYIKKKYIIKYFLNSFSYGKWQFNLPILNHEYDKILNWEKIPAWLGESLFLKGEKSSYINNLHYKDLFNQFPSARIYNIPAGHFLHIEVTNVVINQILNFCLK; encoded by the coding sequence ATGATTTTAAATTATTCTATTATTCCTATAAAAAATTTTTATCAAAAAGAAAATATAACTATTATTACAATTCATGGATTATTTGGTAATATAAATAGTTTACATTACATTGCAAAAATTTTAAATCAAAGATTAAAATATAAAATTATTGAAATTGATGTAAGAAATCATGGTTTATCTCCTAAAAATAGTAGTATGAATTATACAATAATGGCTCAAGATATTTTAGATACACTTAATTATATCAGAATTAAAAATAATATTATCATTATAGGACATTCTATGGGTGGAAAAATTGCTATGACTTTAACTAAATTAATTCCTAATATTATAAAAAAAATTATTATTCTTGATATAGCTCCAGTTCATTATTTTTATAATAATAAAAATATTTTTTTTATATTAAAAAAAATTAATAAATTAAAGATATTTACTAAAAAAAAAGCTTTTGAAATAATGAATTTTTATATAAAAAAAAAATATATAATAAAATATTTTTTAAATTCATTTTCTTATGGTAAATGGCAATTTAATCTACCTATATTAAATCATGAATATGATAAAATATTAAATTGGGAAAAAATACCTGCATGGTTAGGAGAATCATTATTTTTAAAAGGAGAAAAATCTTCTTATATTAATAATCTTCATTATAAAGATTTATTTAATCAATTTCCATCAGCAAGAATATATAATATTCCTGCGGGTCATTTTTTACATATTGAAGTAACTAATGTAGTTATAAATCAAATATTGAATTTTTGTTTAAAATAA
- the truB gene encoding tRNA pseudouridine(55) synthase TruB, which produces MINKRHVNGLLLLDKPIGYTSNKILQYIKFIYKAKKAGHTGTLDPLASGLLPICLGETTKFTSYLINSDKKYIVTARLGEKTNTADKDGCIIKKNNINFSKTTLEKTLSLFRGKIKQTPTMYSAIKFKGIPLYKYARLGINLSLNKREVTIYKLQLIYFNNDKIKLKIHCSKGTYIRTIIDNLGDKLNCGAHVIKLRRIKISHLSILNKNIVTIETLQNLINNYKNNLLNISLLDKLLLPTDYMLNYLPKLQLSMNLINNLKNGKKIKINNSIINTFRIYNKHIFIGICKVDNKSYIIKYKLINQQN; this is translated from the coding sequence ATTATAAATAAACGTCATGTTAATGGTTTATTATTATTAGATAAACCTATTGGATATACATCAAATAAAATTCTTCAATATATTAAATTTATATATAAGGCTAAAAAAGCAGGACATACAGGAACTTTAGACCCATTAGCTAGTGGATTACTTCCTATATGTTTAGGAGAAACAACAAAATTTACAAGTTATTTAATTAATTCAGATAAAAAATATATTGTTACAGCTCGTTTAGGTGAAAAAACAAATACTGCTGATAAAGATGGTTGTATTATAAAGAAAAATAATATAAATTTTTCTAAAACAACATTAGAAAAAACACTTTCTTTATTTAGAGGAAAAATAAAACAAACTCCAACTATGTATTCTGCAATAAAATTTAAAGGTATTCCTCTTTATAAATATGCTAGATTAGGTATTAATTTATCATTAAATAAAAGAGAAGTAACAATTTATAAATTACAATTAATTTATTTTAATAATGATAAAATTAAATTAAAAATACATTGTTCTAAAGGAACTTATATTCGTACTATAATTGATAATTTAGGAGATAAGTTAAATTGTGGAGCACATGTAATAAAATTACGTAGAATTAAAATTTCTCATTTATCTATTTTAAATAAAAATATTGTTACAATTGAAACATTACAAAATTTAATAAATAATTATAAAAATAATTTATTAAATATTTCATTATTAGATAAATTATTACTTCCTACAGATTATATGTTAAATTATTTACCAAAATTACAATTATCTATGAATTTAATTAATAATCTTAAAAATGGTAAAAAAATAAAAATTAATAATAGTATTATTAATACTTTTCGTATTTATAATAAACATATTTTTATAGGAATTTGTAAAGTTGATAATAAAAGTTATATAATAAAATATAAATTAATAAACCAACAAAATTAA
- the glnS gene encoding glutamine--tRNA ligase has translation MYKKNNTYKNNFIYQIINNDLKNKKYNLIYTRFPPEPNGYLHIGHIKSIFLNFKIAKDFNGKCNLRIDDTNPIKENIEYIKSIKKDLIWLGFKWSNNIKYSSDYFYQLYQYALELINKGLAYVDELNIEEIRNYRGTLLIPGKNSPYRNRSIQENLKLFEKMKLGEFPEGSVSLRAKINMQSKIILLRDPVLYRIKFVKHHQTGNKWCIYPMYDFAHCIADAIEGITHSLCTLEFQDNRALYNWILKNISINHYPKQYEFSRLNIEYSVLSKRKMNLLVNNKIVNGWDDPRMLTISGLRRRGYSASSLKEFCSRIGVTKQNNMIEMVSLESCIRDELNKNAHRIMAILKPLKVIITNFPITKKKIKIIAPNHPHNNTMGFRDIFFTKEIYIDELDFIENDIENNKKLTLGKEIRLRYSFVIKAEKILKNSKGKIICVYCTYDSNTLGKKLSKNRNVKGVIHWISISHSIPAVFRIYNNLFTKKNIDNIDNIFSFLNKKSLLIYNGFIEKNILEKKNKSFQFEREGYFCLDKIDSNKQMLFFNQITSLKTNVK, from the coding sequence ATGTATAAAAAAAATAATACTTATAAAAATAATTTTATTTATCAAATTATTAATAATGATTTAAAAAATAAAAAATATAATTTAATATATACAAGATTTCCACCTGAACCTAATGGTTATTTACATATTGGACATATTAAATCTATATTTCTTAATTTTAAAATAGCAAAAGATTTTAATGGTAAATGTAATTTAAGAATTGATGATACTAATCCTATTAAAGAAAATATTGAATATATAAAATCTATAAAAAAAGATTTAATTTGGTTAGGTTTTAAATGGTCTAATAATATTAAATATTCATCAGATTATTTTTATCAGTTATATCAATATGCTTTAGAATTAATTAATAAAGGCTTAGCATATGTTGACGAATTAAATATAGAAGAAATTCGTAATTATAGAGGTACTTTATTAATTCCTGGTAAAAATAGTCCATATCGAAATCGGAGTATACAAGAAAATTTAAAATTATTTGAAAAAATGAAATTAGGTGAATTTCCTGAAGGAAGTGTATCTTTAAGAGCAAAAATAAATATGCAATCTAAAATTATTCTTTTACGAGATCCAGTTTTATATAGGATAAAATTTGTAAAACATCATCAAACAGGAAATAAATGGTGTATATACCCTATGTATGATTTTGCTCATTGTATTGCAGATGCTATTGAAGGAATTACACATTCTTTATGTACATTAGAATTTCAGGATAATAGAGCATTGTATAATTGGATACTCAAAAATATAAGTATAAATCATTATCCAAAACAATATGAATTTTCTAGATTAAATATAGAATATTCTGTATTATCTAAAAGAAAAATGAATCTATTAGTTAATAATAAAATTGTAAATGGATGGGATGATCCTAGAATGTTAACAATTTCAGGATTACGAAGAAGAGGTTATTCTGCATCATCTTTAAAAGAATTTTGTTCTCGTATAGGTGTTACAAAACAAAATAATATGATAGAAATGGTATCTTTAGAATCATGTATTAGAGATGAATTAAATAAAAACGCTCATAGAATAATGGCTATATTAAAACCTTTAAAAGTAATTATTACAAATTTTCCTATTACAAAAAAAAAAATTAAAATTATTGCTCCTAATCATCCCCATAATAATACTATGGGATTTAGAGATATTTTTTTTACTAAAGAAATATATATAGATGAATTAGATTTTATTGAAAATGACATAGAAAATAATAAAAAACTTACTTTAGGAAAAGAAATACGTTTAAGATATTCTTTTGTAATTAAAGCAGAAAAGATTTTAAAAAATAGTAAAGGAAAAATTATTTGTGTATATTGTACTTATGACTCTAATACCTTAGGTAAAAAATTAAGTAAAAACAGAAATGTAAAAGGAGTTATTCATTGGATATCAATTTCTCACTCTATTCCTGCTGTTTTTCGTATATATAATAATTTATTTACAAAAAAAAATATTGATAATATTGATAATATTTTTTCTTTTTTAAATAAAAAATCATTATTAATATATAATGGTTTTATTGAAAAAAATATTCTAGAAAAAAAAAATAAATCTTTTCAATTTGAAAGAGAAGGTTATTTTTGTTTAGATAAAATAGATTCTAATAAACAAATGTTATTTTTTAATCAAATAACATCATTAAAAACAAATGTTAAATAA
- the pgi gene encoding glucose-6-phosphate isomerase — protein sequence MKNINPTKTISWKILTEHFQDIKKTTLNDLFKKDKKRFSKFSINFENEILFDFSKNIINEKTINNLINLAKEVNYNDAINSMFYGKDINITEKRPILHTALRNQYSTSTFLNNENIYNNIIINLKKIKQISDDVISGKWKGYKNNIIKDIINIGIGGSNLGPLMVTEALKPYKNHLNLHFISNIDSTQLVDVLKKIKPENSLFIISSKTFTTQETISNAKSVKEWFIENTSHINFNDNISKHFIAITNNIHYAQKFGINKNNILSLPDWIVGRFSLWSFIGLPISLSIGFNNFKKLLKGADKMDNHFFYNPIRYNIPIIMSLISIWYNNFWKSETEAIILYDHYMRYFPKYLQQLNMESNGKSIDRNGEIINYQTSPIIWGGVGTNSQHSFFQMLHQGTKLIPCDFIAPVITHNYLNNHHDKLISNYIAQTKALAFGNQDDDNIKKNIYKLCLGNHPSNSIFLREITPYNLGSLIALYEHKIFMQGVILNIFSFDQWGVELGKKIANMLILDLNNSEKIIHYDESTNGLINFYKLFNTLN from the coding sequence ATGAAAAATATAAATCCTACAAAAACTATTTCTTGGAAAATATTAACAGAACATTTTCAAGATATAAAAAAAACAACATTAAATGATTTATTTAAAAAAGATAAAAAAAGATTCTCTAAATTTTCTATCAATTTTGAAAATGAAATTCTTTTTGATTTTTCAAAAAATATAATTAATGAAAAAACAATTAATAATTTAATTAATTTAGCTAAAGAAGTTAATTATAATGATGCTATTAATTCAATGTTTTATGGTAAAGACATTAATATAACAGAAAAAAGGCCAATTTTACATACTGCATTACGTAATCAATATAGTACAAGTACTTTTTTAAATAATGAAAATATATATAATAATATTATTATTAATTTAAAAAAAATTAAACAAATTTCTGATGATGTAATTTCAGGAAAATGGAAAGGATATAAAAATAATATAATAAAAGATATTATAAATATAGGTATTGGAGGTTCAAATTTAGGTCCATTAATGGTTACAGAAGCATTAAAACCTTATAAAAATCATTTAAACTTACATTTTATATCAAATATTGATAGTACTCAATTAGTAGATGTTTTAAAAAAAATTAAACCAGAAAATAGTTTATTCATTATTTCTTCTAAAACTTTTACAACTCAAGAAACTATTTCTAATGCAAAAAGCGTAAAAGAATGGTTTATTGAAAATACTTCTCATATAAATTTTAATGATAATATATCAAAACATTTTATTGCTATAACTAATAATATTCATTATGCTCAAAAATTTGGAATAAATAAAAATAATATTTTATCATTACCAGATTGGATAGTAGGACGTTTTTCTTTATGGTCATTTATAGGTCTTCCAATATCATTATCTATTGGTTTTAATAATTTTAAAAAATTATTAAAAGGTGCAGATAAAATGGATAACCATTTTTTTTATAATCCTATTAGATATAATATACCTATTATTATGTCTTTAATAAGTATTTGGTATAATAATTTTTGGAAATCAGAAACAGAAGCAATAATACTTTATGATCATTATATGAGATATTTTCCAAAATATTTACAACAATTAAATATGGAATCTAATGGTAAATCTATAGATAGAAATGGTGAAATTATAAATTATCAAACTAGTCCAATTATATGGGGTGGAGTAGGAACTAATAGTCAACATTCATTTTTTCAAATGTTACATCAAGGAACAAAACTTATTCCATGTGATTTTATTGCTCCAGTAATTACTCATAATTATTTAAATAATCATCATGATAAATTAATATCTAATTATATAGCACAGACAAAAGCATTAGCATTTGGAAATCAAGATGATGATAATATTAAAAAAAATATATATAAATTATGTTTAGGTAATCATCCAAGTAATTCAATTTTTTTAAGAGAAATAACTCCATATAATTTAGGATCATTAATTGCTTTATATGAACATAAAATTTTTATGCAAGGTGTAATCTTAAATATTTTTTCTTTTGATCAATGGGGTGTTGAATTAGGGAAAAAAATAGCTAATATGCTAATATTGGATTTAAATAATTCTGAAAAAATAATTCATTATGATGAATCAACTAACGGACTAATAAATTTTTATAAATTATTTAATACATTAAATTAA
- the rbfA gene encoding 30S ribosome-binding factor RbfA, with amino-acid sequence MVDYLYRQLRIANELKRQISDILQHNISDPRINKFITVTDLLISKDLSFAKIFIMLPYKEEIHNDLKKTICYLNNITGYIKYILKKRIILRNIPKLIFFPDFSLEKGRYISNIITNISKNNI; translated from the coding sequence ATGGTAGACTATTTATATCGTCAGTTAAGAATTGCTAATGAACTAAAAAGACAAATATCAGATATTTTACAACATAATATTTCTGATCCTCGTATAAATAAGTTTATAACAGTTACTGATCTATTAATATCAAAAGATTTATCTTTTGCAAAGATATTTATAATGTTACCATATAAAGAAGAAATACATAATGACTTAAAAAAAACAATTTGTTATTTAAATAATATTACAGGATATATTAAATATATTTTAAAAAAAAGAATAATATTACGTAATATACCAAAATTAATATTTTTTCCCGATTTTTCCTTAGAAAAAGGAAGGTATATTAGTAATATTATTACAAATATTTCTAAAAATAATATATAA
- the pnp gene encoding polyribonucleotide nucleotidyltransferase, producing the protein MLNPIISRFKYGNNIVTIETGIIARQATSAVMVSIDDTAVFVTIMVDKNLKPEQSFFPLSVNYQERSYAAGRIPGNFFRREGRQSEGEILISRLIDRSIRPLFTKGFLNEIQITATVMSVNTSINPDIVAIIGASAVLNLSGIPFNGPIGSSRVGYINNQYILNPTTEDMKKSQLDLVVTGTKNEILMVEAQANSLNEDQIMNAIIFGHNEQQILIDNIQKLTDKIEKNNFEWQLIKINEEIEKKIIFLAKNSLNDAYNIKEKNNRTNEINSIKSQVNTLIQQEYNDISNNQINEIFYNLEKNIIRKKIFNNNLRIDGRDHDMIRNLDVRTGILPRTHGSALFTRGETQSLVTATLGTTRDAQILDDLLGDRTNNFIFHYNFPPYAVGEIGILGSPKRREIGHGYLAKKAIIPVMPNIEEFPYTTRIVSEITESNGSSSMASVCGASLAMMDAGIPIKNAVAGISMGLIKNKNNFIILSDILGDEDHLGDMDFKVAGTHEGITALQMDIKITGITYEIIKLALIQAKSARLHILEVMKQVISTPRKNISEFAPRIHTIKINPEKIKDMIGKGGSVIRALTEETDTIIEIEDTGIIKIAAKNNSQIKFAIRRIKEITADIEVGKIYNGKVIRIVDFGAFIVIDNGKEGLVHISQITNKHVNKVSDYLKLQQKVLVKVMEIDRQGRIRLSIKAAINKI; encoded by the coding sequence TTGTTAAATCCAATTATTAGTAGATTTAAATATGGTAATAATATTGTAACTATTGAAACAGGAATTATAGCAAGACAAGCTACATCGGCAGTTATGGTAAGTATTGATGATACAGCTGTATTTGTTACTATAATGGTAGATAAAAATCTAAAACCAGAACAATCTTTTTTTCCATTATCAGTAAATTATCAAGAAAGATCATATGCAGCAGGACGTATTCCAGGTAATTTTTTTCGTAGAGAAGGTAGACAAAGTGAAGGAGAAATATTAATTTCTCGTTTAATTGATCGTTCAATAAGACCTTTATTTACAAAAGGTTTTTTAAATGAAATTCAAATTACTGCAACAGTAATGTCTGTAAATACATCTATTAATCCTGATATAGTAGCTATTATTGGTGCATCAGCTGTTTTAAATTTATCTGGTATCCCGTTTAATGGCCCTATTGGTAGTTCAAGAGTTGGATATATTAATAACCAATATATTTTAAATCCTACTACAGAAGATATGAAAAAAAGTCAATTAGATTTAGTTGTTACTGGTACTAAAAATGAAATTTTAATGGTTGAAGCTCAAGCTAATTCATTAAATGAAGATCAAATAATGAATGCAATAATATTTGGACATAATGAACAACAAATTTTAATAGATAACATTCAAAAATTAACAGATAAAATTGAAAAAAATAATTTCGAATGGCAATTAATTAAAATTAATGAAGAAATAGAAAAAAAAATTATTTTTCTTGCTAAAAATTCTTTAAATGATGCTTATAATATTAAAGAAAAAAATAATAGAACAAATGAAATTAATTCTATTAAATCACAAGTAAATACATTAATACAACAAGAATATAATGATATTTCTAATAATCAAATTAATGAGATTTTTTATAATTTAGAAAAAAATATTATTAGGAAAAAAATATTTAATAATAATTTACGTATTGATGGACGAGATCATGATATGATTCGTAATTTAGATGTACGTACAGGAATATTACCTCGTACACATGGTTCTGCATTATTTACAAGAGGAGAAACACAATCTTTAGTTACTGCTACTTTAGGAACAACAAGAGATGCACAAATTTTAGATGATTTATTAGGAGATAGAACAAATAATTTTATTTTTCACTATAATTTTCCTCCATATGCTGTAGGTGAAATTGGTATCTTAGGATCTCCTAAAAGACGCGAAATTGGTCATGGGTATTTAGCAAAAAAAGCAATAATTCCAGTTATGCCAAATATAGAAGAATTTCCTTATACAACAAGAATTGTTTCAGAAATAACTGAATCAAATGGATCTTCTTCGATGGCATCGGTATGTGGTGCTTCTTTAGCAATGATGGATGCAGGAATTCCTATAAAAAATGCTGTAGCTGGTATATCTATGGGATTAATTAAAAATAAAAATAATTTTATAATATTATCTGACATATTAGGTGATGAAGATCATTTAGGTGATATGGATTTTAAAGTTGCTGGTACACATGAAGGAATTACAGCATTACAAATGGATATTAAAATTACAGGTATTACTTATGAAATAATAAAATTAGCATTAATTCAAGCTAAATCAGCAAGATTACATATTTTAGAAGTTATGAAACAAGTTATTTCTACACCTAGAAAAAATATATCAGAATTTGCTCCTAGAATACATACAATAAAAATTAATCCAGAAAAAATTAAAGATATGATAGGTAAAGGTGGTTCTGTAATTAGAGCTTTAACTGAAGAAACTGATACAATTATAGAAATTGAAGATACTGGAATTATAAAAATAGCTGCTAAAAATAATTCACAAATAAAATTTGCTATTCGTCGTATAAAAGAAATTACAGCAGATATAGAAGTAGGAAAAATATATAATGGTAAAGTTATACGTATTGTAGATTTTGGTGCTTTTATTGTTATAGATAATGGAAAAGAAGGATTAGTTCATATTTCACAAATTACTAATAAACATGTAAATAAAGTTAGTGATTATTTAAAATTACAACAAAAAGTTCTTGTAAAAGTTATGGAAATTGATAGACAAGGACGTATAAGATTAAGTATAAAAGCAGCTATTAATAAAATTTAA
- the rpsO gene encoding 30S ribosomal protein S15: protein MYFNKENKIKIIQKHRIHNTDKGSTKIQIALLTFKINHLQKHFLIHKKDYHSRRGLLKMISHRRKLLDFFKKKNLIKYNLLIENLGLRK from the coding sequence GTGTATTTTAATAAAGAAAATAAAATAAAAATTATTCAAAAACATAGAATTCATAATACTGATAAAGGATCAACAAAAATACAGATAGCTTTATTAACATTTAAAATTAATCATTTACAAAAACATTTTTTAATTCATAAAAAAGATTATCATAGTCGTCGTGGGCTTTTAAAAATGATATCACATAGAAGAAAATTATTAGATTTTTTTAAAAAAAAGAATTTAATTAAGTATAACTTATTAATTGAAAATTTAGGTTTAAGAAAATAA